The window TGCCAACGGTACTGTCATCAGACCAGCCCTGCTTGACTGGATGGAGTGAAAGAGCGCAGATCCATTCAGGGCGAGCAGGTCAACAGACTTCGGATCACAAGACCCATTTCTATCACCGGGGCAACCCCATATTCAACCAACCAGAACTTTCCACGAGGTCTTTTCACCATGTCAAAACTTTTCACCCCTGTGGCCCTCGGCCCTTATAAGCTGACGCATCGCGTCGCCATGGCACCTCTGACCCGCATGCGTTCAGAGGCCGGAGACAGGCCCGGCGCCCTGATGGCGCAGTACTATGCACAACGGACATCCGATGGCGGATTTATCGTGTCGGAAGCGACCGTCGCTTCAGCAAATGGCAACGGCTATCTCGGCTCGCCGGGCCTCTATGCCGACGATCAAATTGCGGGCTGGCGCACCGTCACAGACGCGGTGCACGCAAAGGGCGGGCGCATCTTTCTTCAACTGTTCCACGCTGGACGGCAATCGCATGCGGACATGCAGCCTGGCGGCGCTGCGCCGGTCGCCCCATCCGAGGTGGAATACGAGGGGGTGGCCTACACGTCCAAGGGCTGGGTTCCGAGCTCGCCGCACCGCGCTTTGACCGAGGCGGAGGTATCGGAATTGGTGCTGGAGTTCCGTCGCGCGGCACAACGTGGTCTGGCTGCGGGCTTTGACGGCATCGAGATCCACGGTGCCAACGGCTATCTGATCGACCAGTTCCTTCAGGACGGGAGCAACAAACGCAGCGATGGCTACGGCGGCTCCGTCGAGAAGCGCGCGCGTTTCCTGATGGAGATCGTCCGGGCGACGATCGAAGTCTGGGGCAGCCAGCGCGTCGCTGTACGTCTCGGCCCCAACGGTCACTTTGGCGAGATGAAGGACAGCAATCCGGAAGCGCTGTTCACTTATGTTGCTGCCCAGCTCGATGCACTGAACCTGGCCTATCTGCATCTGATCGAACCGCGAGTCAAAGGCAACGCCATCGATGACACACGCGATCAGGCGCCAGTAGCCGCACGTCTCATGCGTCGTCATTTCAGCGGCACGATCATCGCAGCAGGCGGCTTTACCCGGGAGTCTGCGCAGGCGATTATCGAAGAGGGCACAGCAGACCTTGTGGCTTTTGGACGAGACTTCATTGCGAACCCGGATTTGCCGGACCGTTTGCGCCGGAATCTATCGCTCAATGCCTATGACCGCGATACTTTCTATGGAGGCAGCGAACTGGGATATGTCGACTACCCGGTCTATGCGGACGAGACGGTGGCCGCATAAGCTTCCGCGCGATTTCTCCGATCCGCAGTCTGGTCGGAGCACATGCGGATCCGGCGGAGAATGCGGTGAGTGATCACGTGCGGCTGCCAAAAAAAGGCTGCCGTTGCGGGCACTTTCCCGAGAATGCAAGGGTGAATGCGGTTCGACGGCGCCGGAGCGACCTTTACCCTCGCGCAATGAACCACGCCGTGCGTGCTGCTTGAATCACCCTGTGGCTTTCACAGTCGAGGACATCCACAGGAGCCCTCCCCCCAAGCCACGCGTTCGGCAGTGCGAACCAGGTCGTGAGCTCCCAGTCGTCCATGATTGATCCAAGCTCCCCGATGAGGTCCTGGACAACCGGACGCACACAAGCGGTCTGCGGCAGGAATTGAAAGCCTGGAACAAGCACCTGGCTCTGCCACGTCAGGTGGACAATTTTTCGATCGACGATCCAGCGGGCAAGTCTCGAGATCGGTTGATCGCAAAACATCTGCAGTCGCTGTAGAAGTTGGCGCTCGGAAAGAATTCCTCCAGTGAAGCTGAACGCCAGTTCCAACGCTTGGAGCCCTCGCTCGCTGCACGGTGCCAACAACAACTCGTGCCACACCTTCGCATTGCAACCGTCACAGACCGGAGGTTCGCCCGCAGGCGCGGGAATCGCTGTACGCATGGCAACTCCGTTAAGGGTGAGGCGATCATTTCAGTGCACGTTCAGCTTTTTGAGAACCCTCCAATTTGGCCTTGACGTCTCTGTCTTTGGTGGGTCGTCGGCAGGCGTTCGCGAGGCCTGAGATACGGGTGACCAATGCGTTTTTGGCCCACCGTCCTTTGACGGGACAGCGGCAGTCTCCGGGGTCGTCGATGGCCGCAGACTCAGCTATCTGCAGTGTTATACCCACGGCATTTGTCGAATGACGCCGCTATTAGGCAAAGACGCCCAGCACATGCAATCTTCGCGGGAGACAGTGCACGACCATAAGCTCTCTTACTTATTATGAGAGGGTCAATATGCCA of the Rhodoferax koreense genome contains:
- a CDS encoding alkene reductase; its protein translation is MSKLFTPVALGPYKLTHRVAMAPLTRMRSEAGDRPGALMAQYYAQRTSDGGFIVSEATVASANGNGYLGSPGLYADDQIAGWRTVTDAVHAKGGRIFLQLFHAGRQSHADMQPGGAAPVAPSEVEYEGVAYTSKGWVPSSPHRALTEAEVSELVLEFRRAAQRGLAAGFDGIEIHGANGYLIDQFLQDGSNKRSDGYGGSVEKRARFLMEIVRATIEVWGSQRVAVRLGPNGHFGEMKDSNPEALFTYVAAQLDALNLAYLHLIEPRVKGNAIDDTRDQAPVAARLMRRHFSGTIIAAGGFTRESAQAIIEEGTADLVAFGRDFIANPDLPDRLRRNLSLNAYDRDTFYGGSELGYVDYPVYADETVAA